TACACGTTTTTGATTTAGTACATTCAAGTATCACTCAGAGATTTGTCATTAAAAGAAGCAATTAGTAGCCtaatacaaacaacaaaactcatGACAATTTCTAGTCTGCTCACTTAAAGTGTGCCTGAATTTCTCTGACAGCTAGACACCCTAGGCAGCGCTTCTGGCCATTTGGGATCCAGCCAAAACCTTTCCTCAGAGTTTCtacaatctttttttcaaaaacctgGCTCAGATTAATTCTTCTCAAAGAAGtatcaacaaaacaaagcacaagttCTCTGTCCAACTGCGGCTGCTATTTGCTTTGAAGAATTTTGTGTTTGAATTCAATGTGCATAGCATTGTGATTCACTAAACCAGGGGGTTTCATTAGGCAATTCCCTCCGGATGGATACGTATCACTTCTCCCCCTCAAAAAGAACAGAATCACTGAGTGAGTAATACACTGTAACTTATGAGCATAAGGTGCAGATACCTATGTTGAAAACACCCTCTTCCATAAAGTAAGCATCTCCTGAACAGATGGGAAGACCTACCTCACCAACAGCCATTAAGGATATGAGGAAAACAGACCTGCATTAACAAACTCAGGTATTTCCAGTTGGATCATCTCTCCCCCTAGTTACAAGTTATGATGCAAGAACTACAAAACCTTGCATATCACTTCTTAGCTGGATTGCCACACGTTAGCGTTTATGAAAAACAttcacaggaaaacaagaaatggaCTCCTGCATTCCTCTTCCTCTCATTCTCTTTACACTTTATATTAAAATTGGAGACAAGAAAACTACGGTAGAAATTGTTCCACTGGATATTCGTTTGATTACCTCGGGGTTTCCAGAAAGGCTGACATCCTGTTAAGTACAAACCTTGCCTGAACTTCTGTAAGACTTTTTAGGACTAAGACAATTGAGGAACAAGATGCTCAAGAGGAATTCAGTTTGCATCTTTTACAGAAGAATACAGGCTTTCATTTCAGGTCCTTCTGCTGGGaagtgtttttggttttgttttccatggtTAAACAGTAACACAGTTTGATttatggaaaatggaaatgatttatGGAAAAACACCCTGTCCTCCCCTTCAACATGTAACAGAGaatgagtttcttttttctgtccatGAGCAACAGAAACGTAAATAGAAGCTCCAGTGGTACTGTTACTCAATCAGAAGGGCAGATTAGAGGTAGGTCCTGCCTCAACACTGGAATGGAAGAAATAACAAATTCAGCCCCTCAAGACAGGGTATGAATCctgtctttgctttctgcttccaagTCTTGACTACACCCTGACAGCAAATCTACCTGCAATGTTGACaatttttccattgatttcagtatgTACAGACTCCACCTCAACTCTAAACTATCTCAACTGCTTGACAGAAGTGAAGCAAGTGTACCTGAAGGAATGCTGGTGAAGTTGGCAGTCTTTAGGGTAGCTAAACTCTTAAAAGGATTTATCCATCATAAATTATAGCTGGTTGCAAGGAGCAGTCCGTGGACAGCTGTGCAAAACCTAATATTTCTACCTCAAGATACTGAATGGAGGTAATAGTCAAACatgcttttggaaaagaaaacacctcAATTTTTCTGTGATAATGATTTCTGATGATTTTTCTAGTGATAGCCTAGAAAGTTGCTGAAAATCTTTAAGCGTTaggaataattttttcctttttatttcatctcgttacttgatttttttgacAAGTTAGGAATATAgatattctaaaataattttgaaagaaaaatcctcaaAGGTATTGCAGAGacaaaattttcactttttagtgTTTAATATACAGTTTTGCCCTAAGACCAAACCCTTGAGTCTGTCATCTGTACAGGGCTTTATGCAGGGAATTGCAGAAGACGACCAGGGAAGAAGGCCTAAGCAAAGGGCAGAGCAAAAATACACCCGCATACAATTCCTATAGAGACAAAAGACACTGAGAAAGCTTGCCATAAACAGAGTTTACAAGCTATATTTTACTGTATACATAGAATAACTTATGAACATCATACTGTATGACTTATGATACTTTGACATTGCAAATCCTTTACAGCCTACCAGGCCTACTTATaatgtaataatttatttacaaatcAAGAAACTAATACTTACATAGCTGTGACTCTTAAGGAAATCTGAAGGGTTGCTTGTGCAGACTTTATCCCCTTCCAAGCCAATTACTCTTTTACAGATATTTGATTTGGGGTCATTAGGGCTTTTCGCAATTACAATATCTCCTCTGGGagggaagaacagaaacaaaaacaaacaaaagagaactCTAATTACAGAATATTTGGCTGAACACATGTATCAATGCACGTACTCCAAAATTATTCCCATATATTAAAGACATTTCTTTCTCATGAAAGTTCTTGTCTGGGATTTTGGTTTCTTCAATGAGTTTTACTCAGGTGTAACGCAACCATACTTGGAGAGTCTCTCTGGTATTTAAATTACTTACAAAACTTTTGGACTACTTTTTAATTGGCAATGCTCTGAAGAAATGCAAGTCATTTAACTTGATCCTGTTGCTAGTATATATGGAAGAGATTTCAAATTCCTGTATGTCATTgtccaaatgtttttctttcagtggaaCCTCAAATGCCTGAGTTTGCAGGCATTGTTATATTACTTTTGCCCTCTGATTATATACATTAGATCATGCAATGAAACATCCCACAGCAAAACAGGCAAGAGCCTGGAGACTGCTGTGCTCTATAACATAATCGTAATGACATTTGATAAACTGCACTTATACTATTTGATCACTTTTCTAACATCGTATCTGAGCACAGCAAAACCCACAGCTTGATTTATAAGACAAAACTGCTTAGAGAAATTACATTCACACAGAACAGTTTTAGGGAAATAAGGGGGGGAGTggaatttctgtattttttttggaCAAAGCTGGGAAAGGGACTTAGACTATATCCTAAATAAGGTCTGACAAGTCACAATGAGAGAtttatgaaaaattacatttcagaagcagaaaaatatgtgaaaaataaagggtGGATAGAGCATAGCTATTGACAAGGCCTGCCAAACTAAATGTACAATCTAGTCACAGCAAAGGAGCATACTTTCGAATGCAATAAAAGTGTCGGCTAAGGTTCTCCGAAAAGACAATATCGGAATTTTGAATTGTTGGTTCCATTGAAGGTCCAGAacactgcaaattaaaaataaatgagaaaaaaattactatttgCCAATTACCTTTATCTAAAATAAAGAGTTTTCAAATTACTTGCTAATAAATTATAATAGGtgtaatgcaaaacaaacaattaaaaaaatgaaatcctctGAGGAACATTTGATATGTTTAAAAAGTGAGGACAGCCTCCCAAGCTCTTGTAACTCTGTTACAGCTCTGGGTTAGCTTAAAATTGGTCCTGAACTGCGCTAGGTGCTATGATTTCCTGAGGACATGTTTCAGCACCTTCTCTGCAGGAAATTTTTAGAAGCAGCGCTCAGAGCTCTGCCAGCTCACCCTCTTCTTCGGCCTCTGTAAAAGAAGcgctgcagaagctgcaggaggagctctCAGCCAAAATCCATTATATCCAGCTGCTAGGTTTAGAAtctgggaaaggcagggggGTAGCATAAAACATCCAGAAATCTGCCCAGCGTTGGGAACAATAGTGTTTTCTATGGCATTTTGTGACTCCAGCCTTTCTGAAAGAACATACTCTTTGCAAAATGCTTACTCATATTGTTTCCCATTTGCTTCAGTGATGCCTGAAGCAATAAATTGCATAAAATACAtaactttcttcccttttttttcaaggaaggaaaagatagaCCTGCCTCCAATAACAAAAAGTACAGAATTATTGAACACActttgaaaaagctttaaaaatgaagaaaactgaaacaatgGCATTTTGACATAAAACAGTTTCAGTattatagttttatttcatagaaaACATAATTTCCCTTTAGAGATCATGAAAACGAAAAGTTACCACAACAACTCCTCCAAGGTACTCAAAGGCACAATGTGCTATGCAGCCGTATTGCACAGTATACCCAAGAAATCGAAAGGTTTTTCCTAGGGCATTGCGAAACATGGTACAGTGCTACGTCCTTCAGCTGGTTCTAGTCTATatcaaaacagaagaacatCATTCATTTGATAACAAACAACATAACATTAATAAAACTATCTTTTGCATCTAACAACCAATGGACAGTATTTCTAAAAGAACagtgaataaaaacaaaataatcagatatatctgaagaaatgaaaagccacCAAGTTACTCATCTGTTAATGCCGACATCTCCACGTGTACAATTAATCGCCGCTCTCCCCAGCTTATTAGTAAGATTTAGGTGAGTAGGCGCTcaaacaaacagagaagaagaaactgcaaacaaaatgagaaacacTTTGCGAGGCTACAGAGATTAATGGGAGGGAGTGGTGACCATACTCTCCGCTGACTCAGCTGGACTTCTTTTGTTGGAATTTACGGACAGGCTTACCTGCCCTGTGTCTAGGTACCTGCAAGAGCTGTGAGAACATCCTCTCCTCCACCAGGCTTGGCTGAATGGAAGCTAGAAAGCTCTGATCCCACCTTTGAACACAGGCTCTCCCTTCCTGCCTGGACTACTACAGCCTACTGTAAAGCACACGCAGCTGGAGACTTAAGATGTCTATTAAATGACACTTGTGAGGTTTGTTTTAATCGCATGAAGACAGTACAGCTAAAATCActgtgattttgttgttttcaagcACCGGTATTTAAAGCTGAACACtcaacagcaaaacagagaagCATCTGACCAGCTGAAGTGACCTGAAGCTATTTCACAACTGAAATCGCATTGACAGAAAACTGGAATAATCGAGTAGCCAACCAAGACTTTACAAGTGACCTGACAGccattcaaatgaaaaaaggcTTGAAGAACTACACGAAATTTAGGATAATAGAGTTGTGAATGGCTTGCCAATATAAGACTGTTTATGCTAGAAAAGACCATGGTTGTTGATAGGAATTCTAGAGTTTTTGCAGAGTTTTCTTTTGATTAGACTTTCATTACCAGaacatttacatataaaattaaGGCATTAGGTCTTTCTATTCTTAGACACAGTACAGTGGCATATGTTCTGTAGCACATTAAAGGACTCTGTAAATACCTTTTGACACCCTCGcccaaatatttaaatcaaattcTGATGACTAACTGAAATTACTGCAACACTAATCTGACTAAAATGTTCCTTACCccaatatttaagattttttgatatacctttttttttttttttaaggaagtggAAGACACGTGCTTTAGTAACTGAAGCAAGTTTTAcattctgaaagaaatctgtCCCCCTTAAACTCATTATCAGCTTCACCGTGAATTAAAACCCCAACAAGACTTCTCTCCTACTTATTTACTAAGATGGGTCAATAGAGCTTGCTAAACAAACACAGTAGTTTAAAGAGGAACCAAAAAATGCTGCAGGTATTGTGCGGCCTACTTGACAGTGAAGTAAAGACCTCCCTTTCTATATTTCATGATGTTTCtctatttaaatgcagaaatgtaaaaGCATTTATAGTTTTACATCCATAGCACTCTCTAGAAGTTAATAGGAGTTCTGCCTGAATGCAATCAAAAGTGGCTTTTGATTTTTGCATTTAGTATTCATTTATAGGGAAAAGATAAGTGCATTCATGGGGGAAAACATTCTCTAGCAAGCTCACTTCCTTGCTCCGAAAAGGATTTACTTggtttttattatataaaagaTCCCCAGAATAAATGTACTTGAACCAATCTGTGATTCATCACCCTTAATCTTAGCTACAGAGTTTCACAGTAACACAAAagataactgaaaacaaaaaagtctaGAAGTGCTTCATTAGCACGTGCAGTGCCTCACACATGGCCGGACACCTCGGAGAACATGCAGCAGCCACCCTGGAAGCTAACGGCACTGCCAGCACAACTTCACTCCAGGCTCCCAAAAAAGCAATTTGCTCTTCTCGACCCAGCACACTATGAAAAGTACGGACCAACCCAGAAACACCAGAAACACTGCAAGCCCAGAAACGTTTCACAGGTGATGAAAGGCAGATCGAGTGACGGCAGATCGATGAGCATTTTACAACTAGCGTGGATCAATGACCACAACGGGCTTGTGAGAGAAGCACATCGATGCTTCCTAACCGCCTGCTAGAAAGACCATCTCGCATTACGTCTCGGCTGAGGCAGACAAATACTGCACAGCCATACTGTCGTTCAGATCCATGCTACTCAGAAACACCATATTAGTACATTAAGACACCACAAAATTGGGCCACCCATGGATACCACAGGTAGCGAGGAGCGGTATGCACCTTGCATTACACTCGTGCCAAGGGAACGGTAATGACAGACCCCCAGGAGAGAACTCCTAAACCTCTCTCCTGCCAACAGTTACAAGGCTGTAaccaaaacatgtatttttccataCAAAACCGCAAACCAATTCTATATGCCTGTCCAACAGGCACATACTTCCCCCCATGGTTACACTGAACACACACACTTCTCCCTGTTGTCTCTGAGTAAATCTGAATTTGAAGGGATGGGTTTGTCAGTTATTCTGGGAAACACAGGGTCCGACAGAATGAGCGCTACCCTACTGCTACAGCTGCCATGATACCAAGAGGATAGCAAATGAGCCAAGAGGTCTCAAATTTGGCTCCCCGTTCTCTTACTAATGGGCTCCCAAAGATTCTGCAGTGGGGaagctgtattaaaataaattctcaaTCTGTGAGACAGGGATGTCACCAGTCCCAGTTTACACATGTGGCACAATGGAACTTTTTGAAATACTCAGGTTTATCAGATGTTCATGATAATGACCAAAAAATTCTTAGCTCTTATTTGAGGCTTAACTTTTATTACTGCTCAGGAAAGTTCATTTCCAATTAAGGCACACATGCAATACCTAGATGATACTCTTTGAAACTAGTAAGATAACTTCAGagcttctttgtttttaacGTTAAGATCCATCTTCAGACATGTAATGTTCATTCCACAGACCACAGGATAACAACAATCCTGAAAATTTCCATATAGTTTTAAGTAACAACTTCCAGTTAACACATGAATGGTTGTAGAAAGTCCTgtccaaaaccaaacaaacaaaaaccccatgACCTCTAGAggtttattattaaaaaataaacacagaacatTTATCTCACAATTGCTTTAGCTTAAGTACCAGTAAAATATAATTGTTTCCTCAGAAAACTATTTATTGGTACATTTTTTAAACGATGCTATATTATTGATCACAAGCAGCTAAATGGCTGAACGTTTTTCCACATCACacaattcattttaatacaaagtCCTGTCAGTGGGCACCTCCACCAGATACAACATGAGGCCATTAAGGACAATAAACCAAATGATTTAAGTCACAGGCCCCTTGAAAACTTAATGGGTCTGTTGTATAAACATCCTTATCACAGACCCATCGACGTAAAACCTGTTGTAATTACTTCCAGGTACTACCTACTACTTACAGAGTAGGCAATGTAAAATTTTATACTGAAACAGACActgtttttctaatgaaaatagacattgattttaaaaagttatgcACACACATTTGTCATGTAGAATACAATTTGCTTGCTTGACAAGAACTACGTATTTTATCTCCTgcagcaaataaaatgcaaaatcaaacTCCTACTCTACTGTTCACTTCTTCTTACGTCGTCTACGCTTTcgtcattttattttcttgtttgtttgtttataaaattaatCACAGCTAGCAGGGTAGAAATCACTTTGAGCCTCATGAATGACATCCAAGAGATGGGAAGGGATTAGTCCTCAGTTGCTGCCAGTTATAGCGCCAGGTggctttttctgcagtgaaggTGTTACCGATAATCCCATTACATTGGTACTAAATCTTGCAGACATCAAAATTATCACCAAGGTTCCTTTTCATCCCATCCTTTCCAAATGACTGGAAGTCGCTTCACCTGAAAGAAGTCAAATCCACATGCAGCTGCTGTTTTAGCAGCCAGTGGACTCCCGGAGAATGCCAATCGTGATCCAATTTCGCTGTGCTGGTGGCCCCCTATTCCCTGTCCAATAATACATCTGTTAAAAAATCCTACAGCTACAAATCAAGTTTAATCCTACCAGGGACCTCATGTTGGTCTTGTCTTCCAAAAAGGCAGCAGGTTTTACCGTCTATCTCTGCTAGTGTCTAGGGAATACTCTTTAAATCCCAGCCCTACTTAGAAGAATAAGCTAAGGATCACAAAACATGACCTCAAAAACCCTGATATGACTATATTCTGACCCAGAGGCATTCATTCTAGGTGAAGATTAGAACTTTGCATAATAAGATTACACAGCAAGTGAATGATATCAAGGGACTATCCATATGCAGCCGCCTGGTTTTCTATAGACAGCCTGTGCTCTGCAATATGCAGCGCAGACGAAACAGAGCTTGGTCTTTctagctgaaataaaatagattcACATAAATTAGTTGGCCATTTCCAGATTCCTAAATCCCCTATTACATCTTTTATTGACAGCTCCTGTGAGGATAGCACAAATGTTattctctttgtatttttgcttcagTAACAATCACGCTCTGAGTGAAATATAGGTAGGTTGTCTAGAAATTAACATCTTGTTTGCTGTAATCTTGGATTACAATTAACTGTGTACATAATAAAATTAGGAAACCAATCAGTGGATTTATCATTTCCAGATAACCGATGGCACAGTTTAACACACGGTgccaaaattttaaatacaggaaGATCGAAGTCATAGCCAATGAAAATATGGCTAAACAAATTATTGGCCTTGATACCAATTAGATTTTTTCActataataaaacatttccagtcACACTTGATTTATATAATActaaattctgaattttcacagaatatttaGTGATAATTTATCAGATTTTCCTCAGCTAATAGAAACACATCTGTTGcattctcctctccccaccagACATCTTTCTTCTCACAATGTAATCCTATAACTTGCACCATGTTTTTCCCAAAAGGTTACTCTGAGACTATTACTAAAAAAGTCCAAAAACCCCAAAGCAAAAAAGAACATACGATGATTGggctatttaaatatttttgttggaGCTGGCAATAATATAAatttagctatttttaaaacctcttcATGAAGTTAATGTAATGTGTGCTACAAGAGTGAAAGGTGTACGTCATGTTTATTGAGaaattttaattatgttaatatacgtattttaaatatgttaattataCTCATCTGAGGATTCTCAACAcctaaaggaaaacaaggaacCATTTTCAAATGATCTTTCTGTGCACGGGGTCAAGGAGAACTTGACTTGTATTTctagctgttgtttttctctagAAGATGCACTAGATACAGTCTGGCAAATCTGAAAAAACTTGGGTGCTATTCTGGAAGGTTTATTTTCCCACATTATCTCTACTAGGCACCAACAGTTTGTCTTCAACAAGCGCTCCTTCATCTACTGTTCTCAAGCTGACAAATAGCTCAATCCTGTAAACAGAAATTCACATAATGCAATCCTCTTGTGTTAAACAACTAGAGACTACCTACATGAGAATGaacaatttttcaaaacagatttcaagCAGTTCTCACTGATTCTCTCTACCTTTGGGAGGAAAGTCCTAACAATCCCACAACCCTGCATAAAATGCTGTGTTAATGGTCAAATGCATTTCTGGGCTTCTATCTTTCTCTGCAACTCCATATATACTCATCTTTGCTGAACAGCAAAATCCAAACAGTTGAGCAAATGCATGGTCATATGTGGCAAGTCTGAGCCTCTGAGGAATGCTGAAATTTTCACTTAACAGTTTCCTGTAACAACATCAAAGTTAGGACATGGATGCCAAAGCTCTGATAGACAGCACAGTCCCTTTGCTGgtgaatgagaaaaatacagtgtcTATATCACAAGGGTCAAGTAACTATTCTGAGCTATACTCATTTAtcttaaatttcaaaacaaactacCTTCTTGAAATATTCATGGACATATGGAGTAAGTGTGTGAAATGTATGTTAATTAACTAAGACAAAGAGTTCCAAGTCCCATTTTCACATTGGCTACTTAAACTATGACCCTACAGAAACCTAAGGTGTCCATGGCTCACATGTCCCATGCACTTCCACTGCTGACACACCTCTAAGCATACGCAGCTATTTTTGGAAACACCATTCAAAGCAGTGAGTAGCAGTGGGGTAATTAATTTCCCTATGCactaacaaataaaaagactgTTTACTTAAAATATCTGCCATTACAAACAGGATTGCTTACTggtaaaaacaccacaaacaaaccaacaataAAACCGTTCACATAAAGCAGCCTATTTACATACACCGCCACAAAAACTGTTTACAAGGTGTCTTAGTCTTATCCCCACTGTTAGTCTCAGATCAGTACGTTACTGCTGAAGAGCACTCCACAGTAGTTTattaacacagaaatcataCAGCATGAGATCTTAACATAAACAGTGAATcattaaacatttgaaaaatacataagaaaaaaaaagagttttggcaccagcagaaaatataacagcaacaatctttctgtatttcttcatcaATACTTCCCAGTTACGAGCATCACCTTCTAATGAAATGTGCAtactctgcattttaaaaaaaagtgttaaaaaacaggagaaaagaaacacagacaaAAGTGAGCTtagtatttacattttcaaattacctgaacagaagaaaactgcaaatcAAATGCTGCTATTATTCTACAAAAATTTTGATGGCTTACCTAAGTTGCTTTTTAGATAAGAGGTTCAAAATACACGTGTATGGATTCAACTTCCTATTCTTCACAATACAAACTGTATTGCATGTGAGTTCATGtggtgaaaataaattttaatcaGTACTTTTTATCATTGCTGTAAAAATTTTGAGCTATTTCTGAGccattttatataaaacacaAGTTTCCTAAGTTGTTCTCCTctttaagcattaaaaaaaaaagttccaaacaTCAATAGATGAGTGCAATGATATTCAGTCTAAGTTAATCCCCAGACATCCAAATCCATGAATAAAAATTCATCAGTTTTAAATACACTGAGCCTATTAAGCAAGAACAAAAGCATATGCACAAAAGagcttttaatatatttcaaagcCCACAAGAGCCATGGTctcattaaaattataaattacaCAAACATGGAATGAAGATTCGAACTGCAGTGCAGCTAAGGAGATTACAGAAAACCCCGCGTTCCATATGATAACACACCATGGCCCTCCCAGATGGGGGCTTGGAACAAAAAGGCCATCACTGCAGCTAGGGAAAACCTCCTTGTGATCTCTGGTTTCTGTTCAGCAGATGACAGCCAAATAATATGTTGATTATTCTGTTTGTGCTGCTAAGCTTGTAAGACGGAATAAAAGCGATATGATCTATTGTGAACTCAATGCTAATGTGTTGCTCCACTCATAAATAATACACTGAATTTATTTCGAAACTATCTTTTTATCTGAGTTCCGGGTTTAAAACGCatgaactaaaataaaaagccagcaTAAACTATTATTTAATTTGAAGGTTTAAAGTAAAAGGTAGAGCTGACACAATAAGTGAATCAAATACGTGGAGGCACCTTTCTCACATTTAGCAAATGATCATATGCTAAGGTACTGAGTACCTGCAAGACGCTGAGCACGCTTCAGGCCCCCAAACTGCACTATCACAGAGAGCAAAAAGATTACCAAAAAAGGCCCGCGTGCCTTATTTTAT
The genomic region above belongs to Cygnus olor isolate bCygOlo1 chromosome 5, bCygOlo1.pri.v2, whole genome shotgun sequence and contains:
- the IMMP1L gene encoding mitochondrial inner membrane protease subunit 1 isoform X1, coding for MFRNALGKTFRFLGYTVQYGCIAHCAFEYLGGVVVCSGPSMEPTIQNSDIVFSENLSRHFYCIRKGDIVIAKSPNDPKSNICKRVIGLEGDKVCTSNPSDFLKSHSYVPKGHVWLEGDNLRNSTDSRCYGPVPYGLIRGRICFKIWPLNDFGFLRASPNGHRFLDD